A single genomic interval of Bacillota bacterium harbors:
- the dinB gene encoding DNA polymerase IV, producing the protein MERVILLADMNSFFASVHQALDFNLRGKPVIISGDPKKRHGIVLSASYEAKRKGVKTGMTVWEARQLCPKGFFIKPQYHLYTRFSSQILRIMQDFTPLIEPFSIDEAFLDVTGCQKLFGSPVAIAQQLKKQIRQELNITCSIGIGPNKLLAKMAADLEKPDGLTVIHHRDVPFLLWPLPIRELFGVGPRYEQHLHKLNIHTIGDLARFPSNILKRKFGLNGEILWLSANGIDSSPVDPNSFNQVKSIGQQITLPRDYRGDEIKVVLLELADLVSYRARTRGYLGKTVILNLKDPNFSWLSRMQTLDEYTNLSPEIFQVASALLKKHWTATWPIRLAGITLANLIPQRIEQPDLFREKEKLKKLAKACDLVRNRFGRTTLFRAVSLTGGCFQYLRSEN; encoded by the coding sequence ATGGAAAGGGTAATCCTGCTTGCAGACATGAATTCTTTTTTTGCCAGCGTACACCAGGCCCTTGACTTCAACTTACGAGGTAAACCTGTAATTATTTCGGGGGACCCTAAAAAACGCCATGGGATTGTTTTATCGGCCAGTTATGAAGCCAAAAGAAAGGGTGTAAAAACAGGCATGACAGTATGGGAGGCACGGCAGCTATGCCCAAAGGGGTTTTTTATCAAACCTCAATACCACCTTTACACTCGTTTTTCCAGCCAGATCTTGCGGATCATGCAGGACTTTACCCCTCTCATTGAACCCTTTTCTATTGATGAGGCCTTTCTGGATGTCACAGGTTGCCAGAAACTTTTTGGTTCCCCGGTGGCTATCGCCCAACAATTAAAAAAGCAAATCCGACAAGAACTAAATATAACTTGCAGTATCGGAATCGGGCCAAATAAACTGCTGGCAAAAATGGCCGCTGATTTGGAAAAGCCCGATGGGTTGACGGTAATTCATCACCGGGATGTCCCCTTTCTCCTGTGGCCTCTCCCCATACGTGAGCTTTTTGGGGTAGGACCCCGCTATGAACAGCATTTACACAAACTCAATATCCATACAATTGGAGACTTGGCCAGATTTCCGTCCAATATTCTCAAGCGCAAGTTTGGACTAAATGGAGAGATTTTATGGTTAAGTGCAAATGGTATAGATTCAAGCCCTGTTGACCCTAATAGCTTTAATCAAGTAAAAAGCATCGGTCAGCAAATTACTTTGCCTCGGGATTACCGGGGAGATGAAATTAAAGTGGTTCTTTTAGAACTGGCAGACTTGGTAAGCTACCGCGCAAGAACCAGAGGGTATCTGGGAAAAACTGTTATTCTAAATTTGAAAGACCCCAACTTTTCCTGGTTGTCCCGAATGCAGACACTCGATGAATATACTAACCTTTCTCCAGAAATTTTCCAGGTAGCTTCGGCCTTACTAAAAAAACACTGGACTGCCACGTGGCCAATCCGCCTTGCAGGAATAACCCTTGCCAATCTTATTCCCCAAAGGATCGAGCAACCAGACCTGTTCAGAGAAAAGGAAAAACTAAAAAAGCTCGCAAAAGCATGCGACCTGGTAAGAAACCGGTTTGGGAGGACAACTCTTTTTCGAGCTGTTTCTTTGACAGGAGGATGTTTTCAGTATCTGCGAAGCGAAAACTAA
- a CDS encoding S-layer homology domain-containing protein, with protein MSKRLFLPLILTLALLLVFSSGGWATGVSFTDTQNHWAAAWIESVSAQGIMYGLSNGLFAPDLAMTRAQFAVTLHRTFKFDYGDFKFIKAPVVTDYFDDVKPDSWYSEAVLMCAINNIFTVNDRKFKPDEPITRIEAAQAIEKSFQAKKIQVIMIMIWPIYKDMSETETSKVIFVSNTGIMKGWNGFFRPYDKLTRAEAAVALDRTAKIIRENEKKAEK; from the coding sequence TTGAGCAAGAGATTGTTTTTGCCTCTCATATTAACCCTGGCGTTGTTGCTGGTATTCTCTTCCGGAGGGTGGGCAACAGGGGTATCCTTTACAGATACACAGAATCACTGGGCTGCCGCCTGGATCGAGTCTGTATCGGCTCAGGGGATTATGTACGGTTTGAGTAACGGACTGTTCGCACCGGATCTGGCGATGACTAGAGCTCAGTTCGCCGTCACCCTGCATAGGACTTTTAAGTTCGATTACGGAGATTTCAAGTTTATCAAGGCTCCTGTTGTCACAGACTATTTTGATGATGTCAAGCCTGACAGCTGGTATAGTGAAGCGGTTTTAATGTGCGCCATCAACAACATCTTCACAGTAAATGATCGGAAGTTCAAGCCGGACGAACCCATCACCCGCATTGAGGCTGCCCAGGCGATAGAGAAAAGTTTTCAGGCTAAAAAAATACAGGTGATCATGATCATGATCTGGCCCATTTACAAAGACATGTCCGAGACCGAAACATCTAAAGTTATTTTTGTCAGCAACACCGGCATCATGAAGGGATGGAACGGTTTTTTCCGGCCATACGACAAGCTGACCAGGGCCGAAGCTGCTGTTGCCCTGGATCGCACGGCAAAGATCATTCGGGAAAACGAAAAGAAAGCCGAAAAATAA
- a CDS encoding D-alanine--D-alanine ligase, whose product MVEKRPERIAVLLGGFSSERDVSLKTGKQIAQALADKGYQVKEIDPAFQLVKSLQEFQPDVVFIALHGKFGEDGTIQGLLEILGFPYTGSGVLASALAMNKVMTKKILLSEGIETAPFHVFKKDDLKHKDLAQIAGEIIEHLEFPVVVKPACQGSTIGVSVVRNLREFEAAVACAFQYDEVSFAEQFIEGVEVTASVLGTLNPQVLPLIEIISETGFYDYRAKYSAGLSRHIIPARIRPDVAKEVEAIAVRTYRALNCRHFARIDFIISNDGVPYVLEVNTIPGMTPTSLFPDAAQAAGISFSDLVSRLVEEAWSSKK is encoded by the coding sequence GTGGTGGAAAAGAGACCCGAAAGGATAGCTGTTTTACTGGGAGGTTTTTCTTCTGAGCGGGATGTCTCCTTAAAAACAGGCAAACAGATTGCTCAAGCTCTGGCTGACAAAGGTTATCAGGTAAAGGAAATTGATCCCGCGTTCCAATTAGTAAAAAGCTTGCAGGAGTTTCAGCCCGATGTGGTCTTTATTGCTTTACATGGAAAATTTGGTGAGGATGGGACAATCCAGGGATTGCTAGAAATTCTCGGTTTCCCTTATACTGGTTCCGGTGTTTTAGCCAGCGCTCTCGCGATGAATAAGGTAATGACGAAAAAAATTCTTCTTTCTGAAGGAATAGAGACGGCACCCTTTCATGTTTTTAAAAAGGATGATTTAAAGCACAAGGATTTAGCTCAAATTGCGGGTGAAATTATTGAACATCTTGAGTTTCCGGTTGTGGTAAAACCGGCCTGTCAAGGTTCAACGATTGGTGTTTCGGTTGTGAGAAACCTTAGAGAGTTTGAAGCCGCTGTTGCTTGTGCCTTCCAATACGACGAAGTCTCATTTGCCGAGCAGTTTATTGAAGGGGTGGAAGTTACAGCATCGGTTTTGGGGACCCTGAATCCCCAGGTCTTGCCGCTGATCGAAATTATTTCAGAAACAGGCTTTTATGATTACAGGGCGAAATATAGTGCAGGGTTGAGCCGCCATATCATCCCCGCCCGGATTCGTCCGGACGTGGCTAAAGAGGTGGAAGCAATTGCTGTCAGGACTTACCGCGCTCTTAATTGTCGCCATTTCGCCCGGATAGATTTTATAATCAGCAATGACGGGGTTCCGTATGTTTTGGAAGTAAATACGATTCCGGGAATGACGCCAACAAGCCTTTTTCCTGACGCGGCTCAAGCTGCCGGGATTTCTTTTTCGGATCTCGTTTCGCGCCTGGTTGAAGAAGCCTGGTCTTCAAAGAAGTAA
- a CDS encoding NADH-quinone oxidoreductase subunit NuoF, which translates to MQSYQQMQKEALQKFEALREKPLVLVGTATCGRAAGALNVLAAFQNEISRNQLDARLREVGCMGHCYAEPMVIIYKPGFPPLCYGPVDEGMASRLVVDFLINDDPCFEFAIAALEPNDFFPTFSDYPRGIYENKIILADCGLIDPEDIDQYLAHDGYEALARVLNMDPVAVIEEIKNSKLRGRGGAGFPTGIKWETCNNAPGAPKYVICNADEGDPGAFMDRALLESNPHQVLEGLAIAAYAIGASQGYIYVRAEYPLAVARVQTALKQARERGLLGESILGGDFSFDIKIFQGSGAFVCGEETALIASIEGSAGVPNNRPPYPATSGLRGKPTVINNVKTLSYVPHIIRQGADWFKSIGTPNSPGTAVFALAGKVSNTGLAEVPMGTTIRQLVFDVGNGIKNDKKFKAVQIGGPSGGCLPESALDIPIDFDSLQQAGAMMGSGGLVVLDEDDCMVEIARFFLDFTQKESCGKCTFCRLGTKQMLDILTDITRGQGKQEDIELLLELAEDIKAGSLCGLGKTAPNPVLTTIRYFRDEYEAHIQEGRCPALMCKDLITYYIVPEKCSKLCNVCIGSCPVEAIFTRPDMLKAIYLDKCVKCNSCMVACPPQYQAVIKISPPVVEEGDKADEQASDNNH; encoded by the coding sequence ATGCAATCCTACCAGCAGATGCAAAAAGAAGCTTTACAGAAATTTGAGGCTTTGAGAGAAAAGCCGCTCGTCCTGGTTGGGACGGCAACCTGCGGAAGAGCTGCCGGTGCGCTAAATGTTTTAGCCGCTTTTCAGAACGAAATTAGCCGGAATCAACTTGACGCCCGGCTAAGAGAAGTAGGTTGCATGGGACATTGCTATGCAGAACCAATGGTTATCATTTATAAGCCGGGGTTCCCCCCTCTTTGCTATGGACCCGTTGATGAAGGAATGGCCAGTCGTTTGGTTGTGGATTTTCTCATTAACGACGACCCCTGCTTTGAGTTTGCCATCGCGGCCCTTGAGCCTAACGATTTTTTTCCGACCTTTTCCGATTACCCGCGCGGTATCTATGAAAATAAAATCATTTTGGCAGACTGCGGTTTAATCGATCCAGAAGACATTGACCAGTACCTCGCACATGATGGTTACGAGGCTCTGGCACGAGTTTTAAATATGGATCCTGTTGCCGTAATCGAAGAGATCAAAAATTCTAAACTACGGGGACGGGGTGGTGCAGGCTTTCCTACCGGGATCAAATGGGAAACGTGTAACAATGCTCCCGGTGCACCCAAATATGTTATCTGCAATGCCGACGAAGGAGACCCGGGTGCCTTCATGGATCGCGCTCTGCTGGAGTCAAACCCCCATCAAGTTTTAGAGGGTTTGGCCATTGCCGCCTATGCCATCGGAGCCTCGCAAGGTTACATCTATGTCCGGGCGGAATATCCCCTGGCGGTAGCGCGGGTCCAGACGGCCCTCAAACAAGCTCGTGAGAGAGGATTATTAGGGGAATCTATTTTAGGAGGCGACTTTAGTTTTGACATCAAAATTTTCCAGGGTTCTGGTGCTTTTGTCTGTGGCGAAGAAACTGCATTGATTGCCTCCATTGAAGGAAGCGCCGGCGTACCTAACAACCGCCCTCCTTACCCCGCCACCTCCGGACTGCGAGGGAAGCCTACCGTGATTAATAATGTTAAGACTCTATCTTATGTTCCCCATATTATCCGACAGGGAGCGGATTGGTTCAAGAGCATCGGCACGCCTAACAGCCCCGGGACTGCCGTTTTTGCACTTGCCGGAAAAGTGAGTAATACCGGTTTAGCAGAGGTTCCGATGGGTACTACAATAAGGCAACTGGTGTTTGACGTAGGGAACGGAATTAAAAATGACAAAAAGTTCAAAGCTGTCCAAATTGGCGGCCCTTCGGGTGGTTGTCTGCCCGAAAGTGCCCTGGATATTCCGATTGATTTCGATTCTCTGCAGCAAGCGGGCGCGATGATGGGATCGGGGGGACTAGTTGTTTTAGATGAAGATGACTGTATGGTAGAAATAGCCCGGTTTTTCTTGGATTTTACCCAAAAAGAATCGTGCGGGAAATGCACTTTTTGCCGTTTGGGGACGAAACAGATGTTGGATATTCTCACGGATATAACAAGGGGACAGGGGAAACAAGAGGATATCGAGCTTCTCTTAGAGTTGGCAGAAGACATCAAAGCCGGCTCGTTATGCGGTTTAGGTAAAACTGCTCCGAATCCCGTCTTAACCACAATTCGGTATTTCCGTGATGAATATGAAGCTCATATTCAAGAGGGGCGTTGCCCGGCCTTAATGTGCAAAGATTTAATTACGTATTATATCGTGCCCGAGAAATGCAGCAAACTTTGTAATGTTTGTATTGGAAGCTGTCCGGTAGAGGCTATTTTTACGAGGCCCGATATGCTTAAAGCCATCTATCTAGATAAATGTGTGAAATGTAACAGTTGTATGGTAGCCTGTCCGCCTCAGTACCAGGCTGTTATCAAAATATCTCCACCTGTTGTGGAGGAGGGTGATAAAGCGGATGAGCAAGCTAGTGACAATAACCATTGA
- a CDS encoding 2Fe-2S iron-sulfur cluster-binding protein: protein MSKLVTITIDDKELKVPEGEILLWVALNQGIYIPHLCGIREAERPAASCRLCFVEIEGIPNPVTACTQSVREGMKVRTRTPRVDRLVRTAFELLLSNHSLGCAKCPKNRNCELQRIAKERGLKLKLTRLRPLLKEVSKDETPDAFIFDPNRCVLCGRCVWVDHFQVNVGAIGFIRRGMERKVATFGELKLGESRCTQCGECVKVCPVGALSFKEQNQECRGG, encoded by the coding sequence ATGAGCAAGCTAGTGACAATAACCATTGACGATAAGGAATTGAAAGTTCCGGAAGGGGAGATCTTGCTGTGGGTAGCCCTGAATCAAGGGATATATATTCCCCATCTGTGCGGAATTAGAGAAGCAGAGCGACCTGCCGCGAGCTGCCGGCTTTGTTTTGTTGAAATTGAAGGGATACCCAATCCGGTTACAGCTTGTACTCAATCGGTGAGGGAGGGAATGAAGGTGAGAACACGTACACCCAGGGTCGACAGGCTGGTTCGAACGGCATTTGAGTTGCTTCTCTCAAATCATTCCTTGGGTTGCGCAAAATGCCCAAAAAATCGTAATTGCGAGTTGCAGAGGATTGCTAAGGAGCGGGGCTTGAAGCTTAAACTTACCCGTCTGAGACCGCTCCTCAAAGAAGTTTCGAAAGATGAGACCCCGGACGCTTTTATTTTCGATCCTAACAGATGTGTACTTTGTGGCCGGTGTGTTTGGGTAGATCACTTTCAGGTTAATGTGGGGGCGATCGGTTTTATCCGGCGGGGAATGGAACGCAAGGTTGCGACTTTTGGGGAACTTAAACTTGGGGAATCTCGTTGTACCCAGTGTGGCGAATGCGTAAAGGTTTGTCCGGTAGGGGCCCTCAGCTTTAAGGAACAAAATCAAGAGTGCAGGGGAGGTTAA
- a CDS encoding small, acid-soluble spore protein, alpha/beta type → MGRRNRGLMSEALKWELAKEMGVADIVQREGWGGVPSRYCGGLVRLAIERAERSLQTENRYRS, encoded by the coding sequence ATGGGGCGTAGAAATCGAGGTTTAATGTCTGAAGCACTCAAGTGGGAACTGGCCAAAGAGATGGGAGTAGCCGACATTGTCCAGCGTGAAGGGTGGGGAGGCGTCCCATCTCGCTACTGTGGTGGGCTTGTCAGACTAGCCATTGAACGGGCCGAAAGAAGTCTCCAGACAGAGAACCGATACCGCTCGTAA
- the fusA gene encoding elongation factor G: MKVYETFRLRNLAVIGHGGSGKTSLVEAMLFNAGHTTRLGKVDEGTATTDFFPEEIRRKISVNTATAPCEWRDCKINLLDTPGYSDFFGEVKGALRIVESVLVVLCAVSGVEVQTEIGWQEASKSNLSKIAFINKMDRENANFVRVIQQMKDSFGGNIIPVQLPIGSEAQFSGIIDLLRMKAYYYNSKEGTYQEQPIPDDLLSQAEAGREALTEAVAEADDDLLMKYLDGEPLTDEEIFEALKKSFKTNNVIPVLCGSAVNNIGVRHLLDFLVNVIPSPADLAEDKVLDQEPLSALVFKTMADPYVGKLSFFRVFTGTLKSDSAVFNANKEKEERIGQLFVMRGKQQESVSEVKAGDLAAVSKLQETSTGDTLCRKDKVEILPGIDFPLPTLSVAIEPKSKGDEDKLSSAIGRLLEEDPTLRLTKNVETKETILTGMGETHLDIVLERLQQKFGVEINSRVPRVPYRETIRGTVQQEGKYKKQTGGRGQYGHVFLTLGPLHDQAFLFEEKIFGGAVPRQYIPAVEKGIREALNEGVLAGYPVTGVKVTLYDGSFHPVDSSEMAFKIAASMAFKKGAEKADPVLLEPIMNVEVTVPEQFMGDIIGDLNGKRGRILGMEPKEDGVQVIRAQVPLAELSDYAIALKSITQGRGSFKMDFAQYEEVPARLAEEIIAKRKAEQEK, from the coding sequence TTGAAAGTCTATGAAACATTCCGTTTACGTAATTTAGCCGTAATAGGACATGGGGGCTCAGGAAAAACATCTCTTGTAGAAGCGATGCTTTTTAACGCAGGTCATACAACTCGCCTCGGAAAAGTTGACGAGGGAACGGCGACAACCGACTTTTTTCCCGAAGAAATTAGACGAAAAATTTCTGTAAATACGGCTACTGCTCCTTGCGAATGGAGAGATTGTAAAATTAACCTCCTGGATACTCCCGGTTATTCTGATTTTTTTGGTGAAGTAAAAGGGGCATTACGGATTGTTGAAAGCGTGTTAGTAGTACTCTGCGCTGTTTCGGGGGTTGAAGTTCAAACAGAAATCGGTTGGCAGGAAGCAAGCAAATCTAATCTGTCTAAAATTGCTTTTATTAATAAAATGGACCGGGAAAATGCAAACTTTGTTCGCGTCATACAACAAATGAAAGATAGTTTTGGGGGCAATATTATCCCTGTCCAGTTACCAATTGGTTCCGAGGCGCAGTTCTCAGGTATTATCGATCTGCTGAGAATGAAGGCTTACTATTATAACTCCAAAGAGGGTACTTACCAGGAGCAACCGATTCCCGATGATTTACTGTCTCAAGCTGAAGCCGGCCGGGAGGCGCTAACGGAGGCCGTTGCGGAGGCCGATGACGATCTCCTCATGAAATATTTAGATGGGGAACCACTGACTGATGAAGAAATTTTCGAAGCACTCAAGAAAAGTTTTAAAACAAATAATGTTATTCCCGTATTATGCGGTTCTGCCGTGAACAATATTGGAGTTAGGCACCTGCTTGACTTTCTTGTAAATGTTATACCTTCTCCGGCTGATTTGGCAGAGGATAAGGTTTTAGATCAAGAACCCCTATCCGCTCTTGTTTTTAAAACCATGGCAGACCCTTATGTTGGTAAGTTAAGTTTTTTCCGCGTTTTTACCGGAACTTTAAAATCTGATAGTGCAGTTTTTAATGCCAACAAAGAAAAAGAAGAAAGAATCGGGCAACTTTTTGTCATGCGGGGGAAACAACAAGAATCGGTTTCAGAGGTGAAAGCAGGAGATCTTGCTGCTGTCTCGAAATTACAAGAAACGTCTACAGGAGATACACTCTGTCGTAAAGATAAAGTCGAGATTCTGCCTGGAATAGATTTTCCGTTGCCTACACTTTCGGTTGCAATTGAACCAAAAAGTAAAGGTGACGAGGATAAGCTCAGCAGTGCAATCGGAAGGTTGCTTGAAGAGGATCCAACTTTGCGGCTCACCAAAAATGTTGAAACAAAAGAAACTATTCTTACCGGAATGGGAGAGACGCATTTAGATATTGTTCTTGAGCGCCTTCAACAGAAGTTTGGAGTAGAAATCAACTCGCGGGTACCACGGGTACCATACCGTGAGACAATTCGTGGAACCGTTCAGCAAGAAGGAAAATACAAGAAACAAACAGGTGGCCGCGGTCAATACGGGCATGTATTCTTGACTTTAGGACCTCTTCACGACCAAGCCTTTCTTTTTGAAGAAAAAATATTTGGGGGAGCTGTTCCAAGACAGTATATTCCTGCAGTAGAAAAAGGTATACGGGAAGCTTTGAACGAAGGTGTTTTGGCGGGTTATCCCGTAACAGGTGTTAAGGTCACGCTTTACGATGGATCTTTCCACCCGGTTGACTCTTCTGAAATGGCTTTCAAAATCGCGGCCTCAATGGCCTTTAAAAAAGGTGCAGAAAAAGCAGATCCCGTTCTTTTAGAGCCGATCATGAATGTCGAAGTTACAGTTCCTGAACAATTTATGGGAGATATTATCGGAGATCTCAACGGTAAGCGTGGCCGAATTTTGGGCATGGAACCCAAAGAGGATGGGGTTCAGGTAATTCGTGCCCAGGTTCCCCTGGCTGAGCTTTCGGACTATGCGATTGCTTTAAAATCCATTACCCAAGGGCGCGGTTCTTTTAAAATGGACTTTGCTCAATACGAAGAAGTTCCTGCCCGCCTTGCAGAAGAGATTATTGCAAAACGTAAAGCCGAACAAGAAAAATAG
- a CDS encoding potassium channel protein — translation MERFHQWLRLVVGILIIILIGILGIKFFEGYSFLEALWFIIVSLTTTGYGDYVPVTTAGRVFIMVLLVIGIGFVLYAFSSGVGMIVEGKLVDVFGGRDMRKKIAKLEGHILICGAGRVGRQVIQRLKREDVPFVVIESEPSVIQELREQGMLVLEGDATADHTLLEAGIQKARGLIAALPSDADNVFVTLTGKELNPEIVIVARANKEEAESKLIRAGANKVIVPEAIGGRRMAASILRPATVEFVETIMHDHGAEIEIEEIAVSDQSPLIGKTLRDSRIKERTGAMIIAIMRKGEIVGVPRADEKIKTHDLLIVIGTRGQLTLLENLAVGTEEA, via the coding sequence GTGGAAAGGTTTCATCAGTGGTTACGCCTGGTTGTCGGAATCCTCATAATTATTTTAATAGGTATTCTTGGAATTAAGTTTTTCGAGGGGTACTCTTTTCTGGAGGCTCTGTGGTTTATTATTGTTTCCCTTACAACAACCGGTTATGGAGATTACGTTCCTGTTACGACAGCAGGACGAGTCTTCATAATGGTCCTCCTCGTTATTGGAATAGGTTTCGTTCTTTACGCCTTTAGTAGTGGGGTAGGGATGATCGTTGAGGGGAAACTGGTGGACGTGTTTGGGGGGCGAGATATGCGTAAAAAAATTGCTAAGCTGGAAGGCCACATCTTAATTTGCGGTGCAGGAAGGGTGGGGCGCCAGGTAATTCAGCGCTTAAAGAGAGAAGATGTTCCCTTCGTGGTTATTGAAAGCGAACCCAGTGTTATTCAGGAGCTCCGGGAGCAAGGTATGCTGGTTCTGGAAGGTGATGCCACCGCAGATCATACGCTGCTGGAGGCCGGGATTCAGAAGGCAAGAGGACTTATTGCGGCCCTTCCTTCTGATGCCGATAATGTGTTCGTTACTTTAACCGGTAAAGAGCTTAACCCCGAAATTGTGATCGTCGCCCGGGCCAACAAGGAAGAGGCGGAAAGCAAGCTCATCAGGGCGGGGGCCAATAAAGTAATCGTGCCCGAAGCAATTGGGGGCAGGCGGATGGCTGCTTCTATTCTGAGGCCGGCTACCGTTGAATTTGTAGAAACCATCATGCACGATCACGGAGCGGAAATAGAAATTGAAGAAATTGCAGTCTCAGACCAATCTCCTCTGATCGGAAAAACCCTGCGGGATTCTCGCATCAAGGAGCGGACGGGAGCGATGATTATTGCGATTATGCGAAAAGGAGAAATTGTCGGGGTTCCCCGGGCCGATGAAAAAATTAAAACCCATGATCTTTTAATAGTGATCGGGACACGGGGCCAGCTTACTCTATTAGAAAACTTAGCAGTCGGAACTGAAGAGGCGTAA